A genomic window from Triticum urartu cultivar G1812 chromosome 7, Tu2.1, whole genome shotgun sequence includes:
- the LOC125521586 gene encoding uncharacterized protein LOC125521586 has translation MPRLTPADASLILDHVVGDASIPTAAANVLLAGLPFPDRPTPRLLRSLLLRRLATDPVSTAALDSLQLLASLPDPDPASPVSAAHLAVAAFLACSAPDFDAAARALFARPGGRARRAVDDEEGGDPALASSEALVVADQFEAAVGNAFSQEVLKGLFGDRAKAERRVRDLLAAEWAAIGPSRLELAAEQIVGDGAVETWRAADETVRAKYRILGGKEKTREILSKIEDRISTPQVHKVIHDLKSSCADLHNVVDDPLPAAKAAADKVLAARMDKAVHINDEEFNNQAANCSIAGPSAVNDQGDTLRKGTPSSLMDWNPTAQSLLWEDSLDPDGSRSQSHRPHLPSPRRIPVSPLQVAENKARRRRARRWSSVEEETLRKGVEQFGSSNWKDILIHNPDAFIGRTTVDLKDKWRNMMR, from the exons ATGCCGCGGCTGACGCCGGCGGACGCGTCCCTTATCCTCGACCACGTCGTAGGGGACGCGTCCatccccaccgccgccgccaacgTGCTCCTCGCGGGCCTCCCCTTCCCGGACcgccccacgccgcgcctcctccgctcgctgctcctccgccgcctcgccaccGACCCCGTCTCCACCGCCGCGCTCGACTCCCTCCAGCTCCTCGCCTCCCTCCCCGACCCGGACCCCGCGTCCCCCGTCTCCGCCGCgcacctcgccgtcgccgccttCCTCGCCTGCTCGGCGCCCGACTTCGACGCCGCCGCGCGGGCCCTCTTCGCGCGCCCCGGCGGCCGCGCGCGCCGCGCAGTCGACGATGAGGAGGGCGGGGACCCCGCGCTCGCCTCCTCCGAGGCCCTCGTCGTCGCGGACCAGTTCGAGGCCGCCGTCGGGAACGCCTTCTCGCAGGAGGTGCTCAAGGGGCTGTTTGGCGACAGGGCCAAGGCGGAGCGGCGGGTGAGGGACCTCCTGGCGGCCGAGTGGGCCGCGATCGGCCCGTCTCGCCTGGAGCTAGCGGCCGAGCAGATAGTCGGCGACGGCGCCGTCGAGACATGGCGCGCCGCTGACGAGACCGTCCGCGCCAAATACCGCATTCTAG GTGGGAAAGAAAAAACACGTGAAATTTTGAGCAAAATTGAAGACCGAATTTCAACCCCTCAAGTTCATAAGGTCATACATGACCTGAAATCAAGCTGTGCTGACCTTCATAATGTGGTGGATGATCCATTACCAGCCGCAAAAGCAGCTGCAGATAAGGTGTTGGCTGCAAGGATGGATAAGGCAGTTCATATTAATGATGAAGAATTTAACAATCAGGCTGCGAATTGTAGCATTGCTGGTCCAAGTGCTGTTAATGACCAAGGCGATACATTGAGAAAAGGCACGCCATCAAGTCTTATGGATTGGAACCCTACAGCACAATCTCTTCTT TGGGAGGATTCGCTTGATCCTGATGGTTCAAGATCACAATCACATAGACCGCACTTGCCTAGCCCAAGGAGAATACCGGTTTCTCCGTTACAAGTGGCAGAAAACAAAGCTAGGCGTAGAAGGGCAAGGAGGTGGAGCTCAGTAGAAGAAGAGACATTAAGGAAGGGCGTTGAACA ATTTGGTAGCAGCAATTGGAAGGATATTTTGATCCACAATCCCGATGCTTTTATTGGTAGAACAACG GTGGACTTGAAGGATAAGTGGAGAAACATGATGAGATAG